Proteins from a genomic interval of Quercus robur chromosome 9, dhQueRobu3.1, whole genome shotgun sequence:
- the LOC126699693 gene encoding uncharacterized protein LOC126699693, which translates to MVKVLKKISGVVYDIDAEEGMAYITGKVDPHKILKKLVKSGKHAQLCWVEIGNQYTYSQDGSYLHPRGREPYYEDPYPYSSSYRRDSYWDGYNGPGYNSYYPHQPMPHYYPPQVPYNPYYY; encoded by the exons ATGGTGaaagttttgaagaaaatcaGTG GAGTTGTGTACGACATAGATGCAGAAGAAGGGATGGCATATATCACTGGCAAAGTTGATCCACACAAAATATTGAAGAAGCTAGTGAAAAGTGGAAAACATGCGCAACTGTGCTGGGTTGAGATTGGAAATCAGTATACGTACTCTCAAGATGGCTCGTATCTTCATCCTAGGGGAAGAGAACCTTATTATGAAGATCCTTACCCTTACTCCAGTAGTTATCGAAGAGACTCTTATTGGGATGGGTACAATGGACCAGGATACAATTCCTACTACCCACACCAACCTATGCCCCATTACTATCCACCACAGGTCCCATATAACCCATACTACTATTGA
- the LOC126698430 gene encoding SUN domain-containing protein 4: MQRSRRALLQRRALEDTISGRSHLYKVSLSLVFVLWGLVFLLSLWISHGHDHRDESALLSVGISTWDEAKVEHNEPSDTVDNYPQEETDSLYSSESLSTNGAETRGLGSELVANEGSTNDVPTIGEQLEVENSSSTLKSEGDAPKTGRLSHSVPLGLDEFKSRAFSSISKSGTGQAGSIVRRVEPGGAEYNYASASKGAKVLAFNKEAKGAPNILGRDKDKYLRNPCSAEEKFVAIELSEETLVDTIEIANFEHHSSNLKDFELLGSLVYPTDEWVKLGNFTALNVKHAQSFVLQEPKWVRYLKLNLLSHYGSEFYCTLSFVEVYGVDAVEKMIADLISAQDKKLFVPEEGTGDQKEIPSQPELTDSADIDQNIIHTESKYAHETVNSVPDPVEEMRHHQVGRMPGDTVLKILMQKVRSLDLNLSVLERFLDELNSRYGNIFKEINKDIGEKDIIIEKMREDIKNLLDSQEAIGKDVDDLISWRSLVSLQLDTLLRDNVVLRSQVDKVRENQLSMENKSIIVFFVCLIFSFLALVRLFLGLAMSVFMSLSVHRTKMSGKFCQMNSSWLILLLSCSTIIFILSI; encoded by the exons ATGCAGAGATCACGTAGAGCTCTTCTGCAAAGAAGAGCTTTGGAGGATACTATAAGTGGAAGAAGTCACTTGTATAaggtttctctttctttggtATTTGTTTTGTGGGGGCTTGTCTTCCTTCTTAGCTTATGGATCAGTCACGGCCATGACCATAGAG ATGAATCTGCACTACTTTCGGTTGGCATATCAACTTGGGATGAAGCTAAGGTAGAACATAATGAACCCTCAGATACTGTAGATAATTATCCACAGGAAGAAACCGATTCTCTGTATTCTTCTGAGTCTTTGTCCACAAATGGTGCTGAAACGAGAGGTTTGGGTAGTGAATTAGTTGCTAATGAAGGAAGCACAAATGATGTTCCAACTATTGGAGAGCAACTTGAGGTTGAGAATTCCAGTTCCACTCTGAAATCTGAAGGTGATGCTCCAAAGACTGGTCGCCTGTCTCATAGTGTTCCACTTGGTCTTGATGAATTCAAGAGCAGGGCTTTTAGTTCCATAAGTAAATCTGGAACTGGTCAGGCTGGAAGCATCGTACGCAGAGTGGAGCCCGGGGGTGCTGAGTACAATTATGCTTCAGCATCAAAGGGAGCAAAGGTCTTGGCTTTTAACAAGGAAGCCAAGGGTGCCCCTAATATCTTAGGTAGAGATAAGGACAAGTACTTACGAAATCCATGTTCTGCGGAAGAGAAGTTTGTTGCTATAGAGCTTTCGGAAGAAACATTAGTAGATACAATTGAAATAGCTAATTTTGAGCACCACTCTTCTAATTTAAAAGATTTTGAGTTGCTTGGAAGTTTGGTTTATCCAACAGATGAATGGGTCAAGCTTGGGAATTTCACTGCTTTGAATGTAAAGCATGCACAAAGTTTTGTTCTTCAGGAGCCAAAATGGGTAAGATACCTAAAGTTGAATCTTTTGAGCCATTATGGTTCGGAATTCTACTGCACACTGAGTTTTGTTGAAGTTTATGGTGTGGATGCTGTTGAAAAAATGATAGCAGATTTGATATCTGCTCAAGATAAAAAACTGTTTGTTCCAGAAGAAGGCACTGGTGACCAGAAAGAAATTCCTTCCCAGCCGGAGCTCACTGACAGTGCTGATATTGATCAAAATATCATACACACAGAATCAAAATATGCACATGAAACTGTAAATAGTGTGCCTGATCCAGTTGAGGAAATGCGTCACCACCAAGTTGGCAGGATGCCTGGGGACACAGTTCTCAAGATATTGATGCAGAAAGTGCGTTCACTGGATTTAAATTTGTCTGTTTTAGAGCGATTTTTAGACGAGCTGAATTCCAGATATGGCAATATTTTCAAAGAAATCAACAAAGATATTGGAGAGAAAGATATTATTATAGAGAAGATGAGAGAAGACATAAAGAATCTTCTTGACAGTCAAGAGGCCATT GGTAAGGATGTTGATGATCTTATTTCTTGGAGATCCCTTGTTTCGTTGCAGTTGGATACTTTACTCAGGGACAATGTTGTTCTGAG ATCTCAAGTTGATAAGGTCCGGGAGAATCAGCTTTCCATGGAGAATAAGAGTATCATAGTATTTTTtgtatgtttaattttttcatttttagctCTTGTAAGGTTATTCCTAGGTTTGGCGATGAGTGTTTTTATGTCATTGAGTGTTCATAGAACAAAAATGTCGGGGAAATTTTGTCAGATGAACTCTTCCTGGCTAATCTTACTATTGAGCTGTAGCACTATAATTTTCATACTATCAATATAA